The Gambusia affinis linkage group LG11, SWU_Gaff_1.0, whole genome shotgun sequence genome contains a region encoding:
- the col6a3 gene encoding collagen alpha-3(VI) chain → MGVLIFAIGSRGSDSRELQKVSHDPSYALSVSEFTDLPSVQQQLQASVEAVVVDLTPESPTVLVDTAKKDIVFLLDGSDGTRNGFPAMRDFVEKVVEKLNVGENKDRVSVVQFSREAEVHFDLNTYNTKEDIVDAIRGLRHRGGRPLNTGAALQYVRDNVLTTSSGSRQRQGVKQMLILLTGGRSFDNVDAPASALKQQGVFVIGIGTRNSDSRELQKLSYEPTYALSVSEFTDLPSVQAQLSSVMSTALARVTPLPPTVTVVRQQPAGRDVVFLLDGSDGTRTGFPAMRDFVQRVVETLSVDDNKDRVSVVQYSRDPAVQFYLNTYTTKGQILDAVRGLRHKGGRPLNTGAALQYLRDNVFTSSAGSRRPEGVPQVLVLLSGGKSFDVVDAPAAALKQMGVLIFAIGSRGSDSRELQKVSHDPSYALSVSEFTDLPSVQQQLQASVEAVVVDLTPESPTVLAESQGPRKDIVFLIDGSDGVGREFAIIQQFIQRVVESLNVGENKIRIGVVQYGDSAKADMHLNTYTTKEGVLNGIREMTQLGGRQRNLGQALQFLSQNVMIPERGSRKREGVPQFAIVVSSRPSTDDITRPASSLKQSGVISFSIGTREINPTELKVVSYVPNFSFTVDDLPGLYVVQEDLITTITELSDEDIRKLRPQFPTYEVFTPPAATGDKRDVVFLIDGSTATRSEFPFIRDMIRRVVEQLDVELDRVRVSVVQYSDDAKPEFLLNEHSTKAEVQQAVGKLRSISGNRLNTGRALEWVSRNIYQRSAGSRVEEGVPQFLILVTGGRSSDDVSTQADHLKRNQVAPLAIGSRNADLNELRQISLKPELVYSVDSFQQLPRVDPQLISSIQTISADDIRSYIPTVEIATLDLGKKDIIFLIDGSDTTGPNGIAHIRDFIVTIVQQLDVQPDKVRVAVVQYADRAKTEFSLNTHNNKQAVLSAVKRLRQMGGRSSQLANAIDHVLENEVKPLAGVRLSDASQHLVVLTGGPSTQSVSISGPLLKNKRVNCIGVGTGNADRSQLSQIATSSEDVVTVPTFPNLPTAKDKVISRLRGSTGTVFPTYVYPTEDLPQSKKADIVFLMDGSINLGQSNFNNVRDFIMNLVDLFYSERDNLRIGLAQYATDVSDAFFLNTYSNRDDIIEAIGKIEYKGGRRIMTGDAIRHMQDVHFSKQRGSRIDEGTPQILMLVTGGRSQDDGKTAALSLKSKGVRIFAVGVGDIQDELENLASQSSTVARALTSQELSELNEQILEVLDDEVKGKPCIDSQQAAKPCNVEVLVGFDVSGQNIFSTQTNLQSKMNAILQRISKMAPISCSGGQNPSIQVGLLALDSASKPVQIDFKDNPDELFEVFRGLRSQGPFILNAQTIQAYMNRFRVRQADTIKVIIHLTDGLDAPYPEMKRRVEELRRSGVNSFILVGLERVEDFEEALLLEFGRGFRYTRPLKLNVMDLDYELMEELDNIAERECCGVPCKCTGNRGDRGGVGLPGIKGSPGLPGSQGHPGDEGGPGERGPPGVNGTQGFQGCPGQRGVKGSRGFSGEKGELGELGLDGINGEEGKSGVAGPPGDRGNPGRRGAKGAKGQAGDIGQMGIRGDPGTRGQDNNSPGPKGERGDIGPPGVPGEDGLKGTPGDNGRRGLDGRRGQPGQPGERGLPGDRGQAGQRGIAGSRGTAGPVGTRGPKGEDGNPGPRGPGGNPGPNGENGRRGPLGRKGEPGEPGSQGVIGPVGPHGEPGQDGRDGIGSTGEKGRKGDDGFPGFPGLKGAAGDPGPRGGPGPRGNHGQRGVSGDVGSPGQKGEVGYPGPYGAKGPRGPGVVQCDLVKKIRDNCPCCYGKQECPLYPTELAFALDVSTAVDRQVFTNMRDTAALLVRNITIAESNCPRGARVALTLYNNEVITEFRFADSMKKRSLVDHIEGLQKPRSSKEASLDLAMSFVAQNTFKRVRSGFLMRKVAVFFVGHRVRQTQRITNAALRLHDAGIATLLLVNSESRELSRAVQVNNTALAQVIVLPSPGSSQYNLVFQKILSCHVCYDSCSPDQLCDYLPPSSSRDRRSLTSDVDIDMAFVIDSSESTFPSFFIEIKRYIAHIVEALHVSSDPTASVHHARVSVVQQAPYEFIHNRTGPPIRVDMGLTDHASAQAVVRFLLDKTEQLEGGRALPAAIEATVDQVFEKAPLQRDRKVIVLFVTGSVEEDEEQLVRIANEVKCRGYFLVIFGVGESVGPRDAHVLSRMASEPSDVFFKRLDLISHFYDKHIQTFGQLFAKYISFENRPEQSKSCQWTQSDQPLKSPLPPSQQQQKHQKHDDGHQAVHEGKISNADELHVSNVTASSFTLRWSNPEPKLLVYFEVVVTRLQDHSLVVKTNVSGSETAVFNVESSQTYHAVVTAYTAEGRAVSIRKGIVTTKAASLGSSTVKTTPLDKPELASGLADRCSLDFDPGMPCKDFEAKWFFDRQNGFCAKFWFGGCGGNENRFDSEELCLKNCMRSVSASAAPQPEEQRAEQLEILPAPAAITSVDICQLPKEEGKCAKFVLKWHFDAASRSCSRFWYGGCEGNQNRFDTYEQCMKACGAAAGNPGLLAAVRT, encoded by the exons ATGGGTGTCTTGATCTTTGCAATTGGAAGTAGAGGCTCTGACAGCAGAGAATTACAGAAAGTGTCCCACGATCCCAGTTACGCTCTGTCTGTGTCCGAATTCACTGACCTTCCCAGTGTCCAACAGCAGCTTCAGGCCTCTGTGGAGGCTGTGGTTGTTGACCTCACCCCTGAGTCACCAACTGTACTCG ttGACACTGCCAAAAAGGATATTGTATTCCTCCTCGATGGTTCTGACGGCACAAGGAATGGCTTCCCGGCCATGCGGGATTTTGTCGAAAAAGTGGTGGAAAAGCTCAAtgtgggagaaaacaaagaccGTGTTTCTGTGGTCCAATTCAGCAGAGAGGCTGAAGTCCATTTCGATCTAAACACGTACAATACAAAAGAGGATATTGTGGATGCGATCAGAGGGCTTaggcacagaggaggaagacccCTAAACACCGGGGCAGCCCTCCAATACGTCAGGGACAATGTCTTAACAACCTCCTCGGGGAGTAGACAGCGGCAAGgtgtcaaacaaatgttgatccTGCTAACTGGGGGAAGGTCTTTTGACAATGTTGACGCCCCAGCCTCTGCTCTCAAACAGCAGGGCGTCTTTGTGATTGGTATTGGAACAAGGAACTCTGACAGTAGAGAGCTGCAGAAGTTATCATATGAGCCTACTTATGCGCTATCAGTCTCTGAATTCACCGACCTCCCTAGTGTCCAAGCACAACTCTCCTCTGTCATGAGCACAGCGCTGGCAAGGGTTACACCTTTGCCACCTACAGTGACGG TGGTGAGACAGCAGCCAGCAGGAAGGGATGTGGTGTTCTTGCTGGATGGATCTGACGGCACCAGAACTGGCTTCCCAGCAATGCGAGACTTTGTCCAAAGGGTAGTAGAGACACTCAGTGTAGATGACAACAAAGACCGTGTCTCAGTGGTTCAGTACAGCAGGGATCCAGCTGTCCAGTTCTATTTGAACACGTACACGACAAAAGGCCAGATCCTTGATGCCGTCAGGGGTTTGAGGCACAAAGGCGGAAGACCCCTCAATACGGGAGCAGCGCTCCAGTACTTGAGGGATAAcgttttcacttcctctgccgGAAGCAGGCGGCCGGAAGGAGTTCCACAAGTCCTAGTGTTGCTAAGCGGCGGAAAATCATTCGACGTTGTTGACGCGCCAGCCGCTGCCCTCAAACAGATGGGTGTCTTGATCTTTGCAATTGGAAGTAGAGGCTCTGACAGCAGAGAATTACAGAAAGTGTCCCACGATCCCAGTTACGCTCTGTCTGTGTCCGAATTCACTGACCTTCCCAGTGTCCAACAGCAGCTTCAGGCCTCTGTGGAGGCTGTGGTTGTTGACCTCACCCCTGAGTCACCAACTGTACTCG cGGAATCTCAAGGCCCAAGAAAAGACATTGTCTTCCTTATTGATGGATCGGATGGTGTTGGGCGAGAATTTGCTATCATCCAACAGTTCATCCAGAGAGTAGTCGAGAGTCTCAACGTGGGTGAAAACAAGATCCGAATTGGTGTGGTCCAGTATGGTGACTCTGCCAAGGCTGACATGCATCTCAATACCTATACAACAAAAGAAGGAGTCCTAAACGGCATCAGGGAAATGACACAGCTTGGAGGAAGACAGCGGAACCTTGGCCAAGCATTGCAGTTTCTCAGTCAGAACGTTATGATTCCAGAACGAGGTAGCAGGAAACGAGAAGGTGTGCCACAGTTTGCTATCGTTGTGTCCAGTAGGCCCTCAACAGATGATATCACTCGTCCAGCCTCTTCCCTCAAGCAATCTGGAGTCATCTCATTCAGCATTGGCACAAGGGAGATCAATCCCACAGAACTAAAAGTAGTGTCATATGTCCCAAATTTCTCCTTTACTGTTGATGACCTCCCCGGCTTGTACGTAGTCCAAGAAGATCTCATCACCACAATAACAGAGTTATCAGACGAGGATATTAGAAAGTTGAGACCTCAATTCCCAACATATGAAg TATTCACACCACCAGCAGCAACAGGAGATAAGAGGGATGTCGTCTTTCTGATCGATGGCTCTACTGCAACACGTAGTGAGTTCCCATTCATCCGTGACATGATAAGAAGAGTTGTGGAGCAGCTGGATGTAGAACTGGACAGGGTCAGAGTCTCAGTGGTACAGTACAGCGACGACGCGAAGCCAGAATTCCTCCTCAACGAACACTCCACCAAAGCCGAAGTCCAGCAGGCTGTGGGGAAACTCAGAAGCATCAGTGGAAATCGCCTCAACACGGGCCGGGCTCTTGAATGGGTCTCCAGGAACATCTACCAGAGATCTGCAGGAAGCCGCGTCGAGGAAGGCGTGCCTCAGTTCCTCATTCTGGTCACGGGCGGCAGGTCTTCAGATGATGTGTCCACACAAGCCGACcatttaaagagaaatcagGTTGCACCCCTGGCCATTGGTTCAAGAAACGCAGATCTAAATGAGCTGAGACAGATTTCCTTAAAGCCAGAGCTTGTGTACTCCGTTGACAGTTTTCAACAACTTCCAAGAGTGGATCCACAACTCATTAGTTCAATCCAAACAATATCTGCTGACGATATCCGCAGTTATATTCCAACAGTGGAGATAG CCACTCTAGATCTTGGGAAAAAGGACATCATCTTCCTCATTGATGGCTCAGACACCACCGGTCCCAATGGGATTGCCCATATTCGAGACTTTATCGTCACCATTGTCCAACAGCTCGATGTGCAGCCTGATAAAGTTCGTGTTGCTGTTGTCCAGTACGCAGACAGAGCTAAAACCGAGTTCTCACTCAACACCCACAACAACAAGCAGGCTGTGCTGTCTGCTGTCAAACGCCTTCGTCAGATGGGCGGACGCTCCTCTCAGCTGGCCAATGCCATCGATCATGTCTTAGAGAACGAGGTCAAACCTTTGGCTGGCGTTCGTCTGTCTGACGCCTCCCAGCATCTTGTGGTTCTCACAGGAGGACCGTCCACCCAATCGGTTTCTATCTCTGGACCGCTGCTGAAGAACAAGCGGGTGAACTGCATTGGTGTTGGGACTGGCAATGCTGACAGATCTCAGCTAAGTCAAATTGCCACTTCGTCAGAAGATGTTGTTACAGTGCCTACGTTCCCCAACTTGCCAACAGCAAAAGACAAGGTTATTTCCAGACTGAGAGGCTCCACAGGGACTGTTTTCCCCACATATGTTTATCCAA CGGAAGATCTGCCTCAATCCAAAAAGGCCGACATAGTATTCCTAATGGATGGATCCATCAACCTGGGCCAGAGCAACTTCAACAACGTCAGGGACTTCATCATGAACCTTGTTGATCTGTTCTACAGCGAGAGAGACAACCTACGGATCGGCCTGGCTCAGTATGCCACAGATGTGAGCGACGCCTTTTTCCTCAACACCTACAGTAACAGGGACGACATCATCGAAGCAATCGGCAAGATTGAATACAAAGGCGGACGCAGAATCATGACCGGCGACGCCATTCGCCACATGCAAGACGTCCATTTTAGCAAGCAGAGAGGCAGTAGGATAGACGAAGGTACTCCTCAGATCCTCATGCTTGTCACAGGAGGTCGCTCACAGGATGACGGGAAGACAGCCGCGCTGAGCCTGAAGAGCAAAGGCGTAAGAATCTTTGCTGTTGGAGTGGGCGACATTCAGGATGAGCTGGAAAACCTTGCGAGTCAATCGTCTACTGTGGCCCGAGCACTGACCTCCCAGGAGCTGTCAGAGCTCAATGAACAAATCCTGGAGGTTTTGGACGATGAAGTGAAGGGGAAACCTTGCATTGATTCACAACAAGCAGCCAAAC CCTGCAATGTCGAGGTGTTAGTTGGCTTTGATGTGTCTGGCCAGAACATCTTCAGCACTCAAACCAACCTTCAGAGCAAGATGAACGCCATTCTGCAGAGAATTTCCAAAATGGCCCCCATCAGTTGCTCCGGAGGGCAGAACCCCTCCATCCAGGTGGGCCTGCTGGCCTTGGACTCTGCCTCCAAGCCGGTCCAAATCGACTTCAAGGACAACCCTGATGAGCTGTTTGAGGTCTTCAGAGGCCTGCGGAGTCAGGGCCCCTTCATCCTGAATGCTCAGACCATCCAAGCCTACATGAACCGGTTCCGAGTCAGACAAGCCGACACCATCAAG GTCATCATTCATCTGACGGACGGTCTCGATGCTCCATACCCTGAAATGAAGAGACGAGTTGAGGAGCTACGTCGGTCGG GAGTCAACAGTTTCATTCTGGTCGGGCTGGAGCGGGTGGAGGACTTTGAAGAGGCTCTGCTGTTGGAATTTGGCCGCGGCTTTAGGTACACAAGGCCCTTAAAACTCAACGTCATGGACCTGGACTATGAACTTATGGAGGAACTG GACAACATCGCAGAGAGGGAGTGCTGTGGCGTTCCATGCAAATGTACTGGGAACCGAGGAGACCGAGGGGGCGTGGGCCTGCCGGGGATTAAG GGTAGTCCGGGATTACCAGGAAGCCAGGGACATCCTGGTGACGAGGGCGGACCA GGAGAAAGAGGTCCTCCTGGTGTTAATGGCACTCAGGGCTTCCAGGGATGTCCTGGACAGAGAGGTGTCAAG gGATCTCGTGGGTTCTCAGGAGAAAAG GGTGAATTAGGAGAACTTGGACTTGATGGCATCAATGGAGAAGAA GGGAAAAGTGGAGTTGCTGGGCCTCCAGGTGACAGAGGAAACCCTGGCAGGAGA ggtGCTAAAGGAGCCAAAGGACAAGCAGGCGACATAGGACAAATGGGAATCAGAGGAGACCCT GGGACAAGGGGGCAAGATAACAACAGTCCAGGACCTAAAGGAGAGCGCGGTGATATCGGACCCCCG GGAGTTCCTGGTGAAGATGGGTTGAAAGGAACCCCTGGCGATAACGGTAGACGG GGACTTGATGGCAGAAGAGGTCAGCCAGGACAACCT GGAGAACGTGGGCTTCCTGGAGACCGAGGCCAGGCCGGACAGCGCGGTATCGCAGGCTCAAGA GGTACAGCTGGACCAGTCGGTACACGAGGACCCAAAGGGGAAGACGGCAACCCAGGACCCAGA GGTCCTGGAGGTAATCCTGGTCCAAATGGAGAAAATGGAAGAAGAGGACCTCTAGGTCGCAAG gGAGAACCGGGAGAACCGGGATCCCAGGGCGTGATCGGACCGGTTGGCCCCCACGGAGAGCCT GGTCAAGATGGCAGAGATGGAATCGGTTCGACGGGAGAAAAAGGACGGAAG GGTGATGATGGTTTCCCAGGATTCCCTGGACTCAAG GGTGCAGCCGGAGACCCTGGACCCCGTGGAGGACCCGGACCCAGAGGGAACCATGGACAAAGA GGTGTCTCCGGGGATGTTGGATCACCTGGACAGAAGGGAGAAGTTGGATATCCTGGACCTTAT GGAGCCAAAGGACCCAGAGGACCAGGTGTCGTG CAATGTGACCTGGTCAAGAAGATCAGAGATAACTGTC CTTGCTGTTATG GTAAGCAGGAATGCCCGCTGTACCCCACCGAGCTAGCCTTCGCGCTGGACGTGTCCACGGCCGTGGACCGCCAGGTCTTCACCAACATGCGGGACACGGCCGCCCTCCTGGTCAGGAACATCACCATCGCCGAGAGCAACTGTCCCAGAGGAGCTCGCGTCGCTCTCACCTTGTACAACAACGAGGTGATCACCGAGTTCCGGTTCGCCGACTCCATGAAGAAGCGGTCGCTGGTGGATCACATCGAGGGGCTGCAGAAACCGCGGTCCAGTAAGGAGGCCAGTCTGGACTTGGCCATGAGCTTCGTGGCCCAGAACACCTTCAAGAGAGTACGCAGCGGCTTCCTGATGAGGAAGGTCGCCGTCTTCTTTGTTGGCCATCGTGTCAGGCAGACGCAGAGAATCACCAACGCCGCCCTTCGCCTTCACGATGCCGGAATCGCCACGCTGCTGTTGGTGAACAGCGAGAGCAGAGAGCTGAGCCGGGCGGTTCAG GTCAACAACACGGCGCTGGCCCAGGTCATCGTCCTTCCCTCCCCAGGAAGCTCCCAGTACAACTTGGTCTTCCAGAAGATCTTGAGTTGCCACGTCTGTTACG ATTCCTGCTCTCCAGACCAGCTTTGTGACTATCTGCCTCCGTCGTCCAGCCGCGATCGGCGATCTCTGACGTCCGACGTGGACATCGACATGGCGTTCGTCATAGACAGCTCCGAGTCGACCTTCCCGTCCTTCTTCATCGAGATTAAACGATACATCGCTCACATCGTAGAGGCTCTTCACGTGTCTTCGGATCCCACCGCCTCCGTCCATCACGCCAGAGTGTCTGTCGTCCAGCAGGCTCCCTACGAGTTCATCCACAACCGGACCGGCCCACCCATCCGCGTGGACATGGGCCTGACCGACCACGCCTCGGCTCAGGCCGTCGTCCGGTTCCTGCTGGACAAGACGGAGCAGCTGGAGGGCGGCCGCGCCCTGCCGGCGGCCATCGAGGCCACCGTGGATCAGGTGTTTGAGAAGGCGCCGCTGCAGCGCGACAGGAAGGTGATCGTGCTGTTTGTGACCGGCAGCgtggaggaggacgaggagcaGCTGGTCCGCATCGCCAACGAGGTCAAATGCAGAGGCTACTTCCTGGTGATCTTCGGCGTGGGCGAGTCGGTGGGGCCCAGGGACGCTCACGTCCTGTCACGCATGGCGAGCGAACCCTCTGATGTCTTCTTCAAGCGCCTCGACCTCATTTCCCACTTTTATGACAAACACATCCAGACGTTTGGCCAGCTGTTTGCTAAGTATATCAGCT TCGAAAACCGGCCTGAACAATCTAAGAGCTGCCAGTGGACGCAGAGCGACCAGCCGCTGAAGAGCCCTCTGCCCccttcacagcagcagca GAAACACCAGAAGCATGATGACGGCCACCAAGCAGTGCATGAAGGAAAGATCAGTA ACGCCGACGAGTTGCACGTCTCCAACGTCACCGCCAGCAGCTTCACGTTGCGGTGGAGCAACCCCGAACCCAAACTGCTGGTCTACTTTGAGGTGGTGGTGACCCGACTGCAGGACCACAGCCTGGTGGTGAAGACCAACGTTTCAGGCTCTGAGACGGCGGTGTTCAACGTGGAGAGCTCTCAGACGTATCACGCTGTGGTCACGGCGTACACAGCAGAGGGCCGGGCCGTCTCCATCCGCAAGGGCATCGTCACAACCA AAGCAGCCAGCCTCGGCAGCAGCACTGTAAAAACTACACCGCTGGACAAACCGGAGCTTG CCAGTGGCCTGGCAGACCGCTGCTCACTTGACTTTGACCCGGGAATGCCGTGCAAAGACTTTGAGGCTAAGTGGTTCTTTGACAGACAGAATGGGTTCTGTGCAAAGTTCTGGTTTGGAGGTTGTGGAGGAAATGAGAATAGGTTCGACTCAGAAGAACTTTGCTTGAAAAACTGCATGAGGTCAG tttctgcCTCTGCAGCGCCGCAGCCAGAGGAGCAGCGAGCCGAACAGCTGGAGATTCTCCCGGCGCCTG CTGCCATTACGTCTGTGGACATTTGCCAGCTTCccaaagaagaaggaaaatgtgCAAAGTTTGTTCTGAAGTGGCATTTTGATGCTGCCAGCAGGAGCTGCAGCCGGTTCTGGTACGGCGGCTGCGAGGGGAACCAGAACCGCTTTGACACGTATGAGCAGTGCATGAAGGCGTGTGGAGCCGCAG
- the LOC122839368 gene encoding collagen alpha-3(VI) chain-like — translation MSTALARVTPLPPTVTVVRQQPAGRDVVFLLDGSDGTRTGFPAMRDFVQRVVETLSVDDNKDRVSVVQYSRDPAVQFYLNTYTTKGQILDAVRGLRHKGGRPLNTGAALQYLRITFSLPLPEAGGGRSSTSPSVAKRRKIIRRC, via the exons ATGAGCACAGCACTGGCAAGGGTTACACCTTTGCCACCTACAGTGACGG TGGTGAGACAGCAGCCAGCAGGAAGGGATGTGGTGTTCTTGCTGGATGGATCTGACGGCACCAGAACTGGCTTCCCAGCAATGCGAGACTTTGTCCAAAGGGTAGTAGAGACACTCAGTGTAGATGACAACAAAGACCGTGTCTCAGTGGTTCAGTACAGCAGGGATCCAGCTGTCCAGTTCTATTTGAACACGTACACGACAAAAGGCCAGATCCTTGATGCCGTCAGGGGTTTGAGGCACAAAGGCGGAAGACCCCTCAATACGGGAGCAGCGCTCCAGTACTTGAGGATAAcgttttcacttcctctgccgGAAGCAGGCGGCGGAAGGAGTTCCACAAGTCCTAGTGTTGCTAAGCGGCGGAAAATCATTCGGCGTTGTTGA